From the genome of Methylocystis heyeri:
ATTCGAGTTCGCACTGCCCGGCTCTGACCTTGGCCCTTCGCAGTTGATCGATGGTCAGATTGGCGGCGATCTTGAACAAATAAGCGCGCGGAGATTGCAGCAACGAAGCGGCGCCGTTCTGCATGACGTGCAGATAGGCGTCCTGCACGATATCCTCGCTTTCCTGGGGGCCCAGCCGGCGGCGGACGAACCTTCGAAGTTCGCCGGCATGGTTGTGGTAGAGGGCGGCGATCCCGGGGTTAGCGGTCGACATGGCCTGCTCCTTCAGAACGAGACCAGGTCGGCAGTCCACGCGTCGGCGAACGCTCGGATTGATAACGCGGTTGTTGAAACATGAGAAATCCCTGCAACGAGCAAAAGGCGACCGGACAGGCCGCGGAGGCGAAGAAACTCATGCGGCCGCGTCGCCGGCTTTGAATTCGCAATCGAAATCCCAGACGCATATGCGCTGCGGCGCTCGCGTCGCAAGCGAAGCCGCCACAGGCCCTTGCCGCATCTTTCGAAGCGCAAAGCCGCGTTCAGGATTTTAGTCGCGAGATGCCTGGGAAGTTTGGCCGCGTCACGCCAGTCGGGGCGGTCCTCGCGCGGCGAATCGAGAAAGAATGAAAGAACGCGGAGGCGTTTCGAGCGTCGAAACAAAAACGGTTGCGCCCGACTCTGGTTCGGCGAGGATCTCCGCAATGACTGCGACGAAGCCGATGAAGCTCAGTCCGCCGCAACCTAAAATGCAACAGTGACCCGCATGGCTTCCGGAAGCCGGAGCGCCGGGAAAGCCTTTGCCGCAATCGGCGCTGTTTTCAAATGCCGGAGAGGATGTCGCATGGAGCGCGTTGGGCAAGCCGAGCGCAAAGAAGACTGCAAGCGCTATCGCAAGAGCTGCGATGCGTTTCTTCCAGCTCCTGAGCAGGTCGCTCCCCATAGGGTCCCCTACAGCGCTTCCACGACCGACCCGTCCAGCAAGCGCATATTCGATTCAGGATGTTTCGAGCGTCGCCCGATCATAGTGAATTCGAACTTACGAAATTTGTGAACTGTCAGCCTTAACTTCCATAACATCGAACTGCAGAGCTTGCAATATATCCGTAATGTCGGTTGTCGAAAGTCGGCGCGTCGCGCGAGAACTTTTCGTTTTCAACTTGGCGGCGAACATTCATTCCATCCGCATTGTGAGTTTCATCGCTTCGCGCGCGCTCGGAGAGCGCCGAGTATCCCGAACAGCCTGTCGAGAAACTCGCTTTCCCGACGCTGCAGGAAGAAGTGCCCGCCAGGGAAAAGCTCGACGGCGGATTGCCGAGACGTTTCCAGACCCCAGGCGTCCAGCGCTTCCGGCGTCACTTCATCGTCCCGCCCGCCGAACGCGAAGATGTCGACGTCGAGAGGCGGGAGGTCTTTTTTCCGAAAGCTTCTGCATGCGGCGAAATCAGCGGTCGCGACGTCGATCGTCAGACGTAGCAGCTCGGGATGCTCGAAGAGCTCTTTCGGCGTACCCTCGAGACTGCGCAGCTCCGCGACGATCGCATCGTCGTTGTCCAACCTGGACAGACGCTCGTCGTCGCGTCGTGTCGGCGCCGAGCAACAGGCGACGAACATTGCAAGGGGAAGACTGCAACCCCGTCCAGCGAGTTCATGAGCGACGCCATAACAGAGCAAGGCTCCAAAGCTATGCCCAAAGAATGCGAATGAACGCGGCAGGTCGCGCTGCCGCTCTTCGCTCAGTTGCCGTGCGAGGCGTTCGAAATCGAAAATGAGCGGCTCGCCGAAACGCGCGCCCCGCCCCGGCAGCTCCACCGGCACGACCTGCAGCCAGGGGGGAGACCTGCGGCGCCATGAATAATAGACGGAGGCGCTGGCGCCGGCGCAGGGAAAGCAAAAGAGCGTTATCTCTGGCGTGGGCATGTTTCACGGGGCGTGAAGAACGGGTTGGATGCGCGAGGGTGACGGCGCCCTGAGCTTCGCTTCGTCTAACTGATGCAGCGAAAGAAGGGAAGCCGGATCCTGCAACATTGGGCCACGCGCGCGGCGGGCGAAAAAAGTTTCCGCGCGCAGGATCGAAGATGTCGTTTTTTGGCGCTTCGGCGCGTCTTATCCGTCAATGCGGCAGGCCCGGAGGGCTCCTCATGCGGAGCCGCGCAACGACCTGTCCGCTTTGGGGTTGTCGCCCTCGCTCAACTTTCTCGAAAGGCGCGTCAATGATTTCAAAGGGCATAACCGTAGCATGGCGATTCTCGTCACGCGCGCAGGCGCCCCAGCGCCGTATAATGGCGGCGATTGGAGCCATCCTGCTCTTCAGCCTCGTCCTCATCTTTCGGTTTTTGGAGCAGAGGTTGGGTTGGAGCGTCATCCATGAATTGCTTTCGCCCGAGCGCCAGCTCTGCTGGATCGATATTCTGACCGCAGCCTCCTGCATGGCTCTCTTTGACCCCGCCCAACTGCGGCATGCGCGATCGCCGTCTCGATATGCCGACGCTAAGGCGGGAGCTCCGATACTATTGCACGCTTACGCAGAGGCTTCGGCTTCGGGCCGGCGCCGAGTTCCAGGCGCACACTAGAGCGTTTCCAGCAGAAGTGGACGCCGGTTCGGCGTGGGAAACGCGTTAAAACAAGAGCCTAGAGTGTTTTCAGTTTTCCTGAAACGTGAAAACACTCTAGCCGTCGCCTTCGTTCAGGGACGCAAATTGCGCAGAGCCGCGAACTGCCTCAGCATCGCAGACAGGGAAAATCGGGCGCATGCTGTTTAATTCCTATGCGTTCATTTGCGCTTTCCTCCCTATCGCCCTTCTCGGCTACCACCTGACGTCCAAATTCGGCCCGACCGCCGCCGCGGCATGGCTCGTCCTGTCCTCCTTCGTTTTCTACGCCTATTGGAACGTCGCTTTCGTTCCGATGCTGATGCTTTCGATCCTGTTCAATTTCCTCCTGGGGAGGTTCCTGCTCGGCTTCGGCGACAAGCTCGAAGGCGACGAAGACAGTCCGTCCATGAAAGCCGATATCGCGCTGGCGTTCGGGATAGTCTGCGACCTGATTCCTTTGATGTATTTCAAATATCTGACAGCGATAGTGGACTTTTTCCATAATCTCGTCGGAATCCCGGGCGACGACCAATCCATCATCCTGCCGTTGGGCATTTCCTTTTATACCTTCACCCAGATCAGTTACCTGGTCGACTGTCGACAGGGACAGGCGAAGGACCTGGACCTCGTTCGCTATGCGTTGTTCGCTTCATTTTTCCCGCATCTCGCGGCCGGGCCGCTCCTGCATGTCCGGGAAATTGCGCCCCAGCTCCTCGATCGCAGAATCTATGCGGTGAGAACGGAAAACCTCCTGTTCGGCGCGCTCTATTTCGTCATCGGCCTTTCGAAGAAAGTGATCCTGGCCGATCCCCTGGCCCGCGAGGTTGCGCTCGGCTTCGCCCATCCGGCTGCTTTCGGGACGCTTTCGAGCTGGGGCTATGTTCTGGCCTATTCGATGGAGCTCTACTTCGATTTTTCGGGTTATTCCGACATGGCGATCGGGCTCGCCGCCATGTTCGGGATCAAGTTCCCCTTGAATTTCAATTCGCCATACAGATCGCGATGCATCATCGATTTCTGGCAGCGCTGGCACATGACCCTGACCCGCTACCTGACGCTTCTGCTCTACAATCCGATCTCGCTGCTCGTCGCCCGCCGCAGGCAAAAACAGGGCCTGCCCCCTTTTCGGCGCGGCGTGGTCGACATGCCCGCTTTCCTCGAATGCGTCGCGGCTCCGACCCTCGTCACCATGGCCCTCGCCGGCGTGTGGCATGGAGCCGGACTGCAATTCCTCGTTTTCGGCCTGTGCCACGCATTCTATCTCACGGTTAATCAGGCGTGGCGCGCCTATGGCCCGAAGCCTCGGGAGGCGGCGCCCATCGGGATCAAAGCCTCGATCGTCGCGGCTCAGGTGATCGTGACCTATCTCGCGGTTCTCGTCGGCCAGGTTTTCTTTCGCGCCGACTCGATAGGCGAGGCGATGACGACGCTCGGCGGCATGCTCGGCCTCAACGGCTGGACGACGCCGGACGACGCCGGGATGCCCATGCCCTATCTCGATCTGGCCGAACGTTTCTTCATCGTATGGGCTCTCCCCAACAGCCAGACGATCATGCAATGGCTGGCCTCGCACGCCGCCGCTGCATCTTCGCTGCGTTTGAACTACGCCACTTCGCTCGCCGCCGGACTGCTGCTCGGCTGCGACCTGCTCATGCTGCCGGGTTCCGCGGTTTTTCTGTACTTCCAGTTCTGAGCGGGTTCGCAAAGAAAATTTCATTCTCCGGCCCGCCGCACACGCATGAGCGCCTCTCGCGCCTGGAAATCCGCCAAGGTCAGCGCATAGAGCGCGGAGCCGTCGGCGCGGCGCTCCAGGGTCGAAAACCCCAGCTTCTCATAAAGGCCTGCGACCATGGCATTTTTTTCTGTCGGAAGATATTCGCCGACGAGTTGCGTCGCGCCGAGGCGCCTCGCCTCCTCGGCGACGATGTTCAAAGTGGCCTGCTCGACCATGCGGCCCAGCACCCGGCAGCTCATGAGCCAGGTGTCGATCACGCAGCGTTCCTCTTCGTCGAGGCGGCCGATGACGACCGCGATGACGCCGTTGTCGCCGAAGCGATCCTCGAGACGCAGCTGAAGACCGAAGGCGCGCGGATCTTCCATCACCGCGGCTGCCTCAGCCTCGGTATAGCGCCGGGTCCGCAGATTGAACTGATTGGTCTTGTTGATGAGCTGCGCCGTGCGCGCCAGGCCCAGGGAGTCGAAGCGGCGCCATTCGAGCTCCATCTCCAGGCTGCGAAGATAGGTGGGAAGGTCCGTCGCCGCCGCCTGCAGTTGCGCGCGCACTCGATTTTGCCGATACATGGCCATACGCGCGCGATCGTCGTCGGTCGCGCCGAGGGACTCGAAATAGCCCGCGTCCGAAAGAATTTGCGGCGTCAGGGCGGGATCGTCGTCCGGGATTTCAGGAACGGCGACCTGCGGCAGCTCCTTGCGCACGAGATTGCGCTCAAAAGGATTGTCGTCGAGGAACACGAGGCTGTCGAGGCCGATGTTGAGCTCCTGCGCAATGCGGCGCAGATTGGTCGCCTTGTCGTCCCAATTGGCCATGAAACAGGCGATGTGATCGCGCTGGAGGATCATCTCCGGATGTCTGTCGAAGGGCGCATAGGCGTTTTCCGCGTCGTTCTTCGAGCAGACCGCGAGAATGACGCCGCGCCGCGCCAGCCCCAGGGCGTAGCTCTGCACGGAAACGTAAGCTTCCCCGAGCGCGCTGCCCTGGCCGAGGACAACGCCGTCGAGCCCGTCGTCGCCGACGACGCCGCCCCAGAGCGTGTTGTCGAGATCGAGAACGAGGCATTTTTTGGAGCGTCCCTGCATCGCCGCAAGAATCC
Proteins encoded in this window:
- a CDS encoding RNA polymerase sigma factor; amino-acid sequence: MSTANPGIAALYHNHAGELRRFVRRRLGPQESEDIVQDAYLHVMQNGAASLLQSPRAYLFKIAANLTIDQLRRAKVRAGQCELECGDFEIGHSGASMEVSMEFRRLESALAELPPLCRKAFLLSRVVGLNYPEIAEQLGVSVRTIDRHMVKAWRHVYHKTGRSPGT
- a CDS encoding thioesterase II family protein, with the protein product MPTPEITLFCFPCAGASASVYYSWRRRSPPWLQVVPVELPGRGARFGEPLIFDFERLARQLSEERQRDLPRSFAFFGHSFGALLCYGVAHELAGRGCSLPLAMFVACCSAPTRRDDERLSRLDNDDAIVAELRSLEGTPKELFEHPELLRLTIDVATADFAACRSFRKKDLPPLDVDIFAFGGRDDEVTPEALDAWGLETSRQSAVELFPGGHFFLQRRESEFLDRLFGILGALRARAKR
- a CDS encoding MBOAT family O-acyltransferase, which gives rise to MLFNSYAFICAFLPIALLGYHLTSKFGPTAAAAWLVLSSFVFYAYWNVAFVPMLMLSILFNFLLGRFLLGFGDKLEGDEDSPSMKADIALAFGIVCDLIPLMYFKYLTAIVDFFHNLVGIPGDDQSIILPLGISFYTFTQISYLVDCRQGQAKDLDLVRYALFASFFPHLAAGPLLHVREIAPQLLDRRIYAVRTENLLFGALYFVIGLSKKVILADPLAREVALGFAHPAAFGTLSSWGYVLAYSMELYFDFSGYSDMAIGLAAMFGIKFPLNFNSPYRSRCIIDFWQRWHMTLTRYLTLLLYNPISLLVARRRQKQGLPPFRRGVVDMPAFLECVAAPTLVTMALAGVWHGAGLQFLVFGLCHAFYLTVNQAWRAYGPKPREAAPIGIKASIVAAQVIVTYLAVLVGQVFFRADSIGEAMTTLGGMLGLNGWTTPDDAGMPMPYLDLAERFFIVWALPNSQTIMQWLASHAAAASSLRLNYATSLAAGLLLGCDLLMLPGSAVFLYFQF
- a CDS encoding HAD-IIIC family phosphatase, yielding MELELSWLPPPSDDWAIAVKKMEQEGASWSDFVALAGARLGFLETERLDRIFGRYFAHDPPRGVAGEPIRLALLGSSTLAHLRSGIRIAAARRGLWASIYEAGYGQYLQESLDESSALYAFRPNAVLIALDARHLAGAVASAANEAEAEAALGETLARLELCWSRLTARLGAAVIQQTLPPVFPHLLGANEHRLAASPARAVARLNAALRARADRSGVSILNLDERAAQDGVRAWCDPALWLRAKQEISPIASPLYGDLVARILAAMQGRSKKCLVLDLDNTLWGGVVGDDGLDGVVLGQGSALGEAYVSVQSYALGLARRGVILAVCSKNDAENAYAPFDRHPEMILQRDHIACFMANWDDKATNLRRIAQELNIGLDSLVFLDDNPFERNLVRKELPQVAVPEIPDDDPALTPQILSDAGYFESLGATDDDRARMAMYRQNRVRAQLQAAATDLPTYLRSLEMELEWRRFDSLGLARTAQLINKTNQFNLRTRRYTEAEAAAVMEDPRAFGLQLRLEDRFGDNGVIAVVIGRLDEEERCVIDTWLMSCRVLGRMVEQATLNIVAEEARRLGATQLVGEYLPTEKNAMVAGLYEKLGFSTLERRADGSALYALTLADFQAREALMRVRRAGE